Genomic segment of Umezawaea sp. Da 62-37:
GGGCCGCACTGGCGGCTGCTGGCCGGCGTCACCGAGGCCGACCCGCTCTGGCTGCCCTACCTCGGCGAGCCCGCTGCCTAGTCCGGCGGGCTCGTAGCTCGCGGCCGCTCTCAGGCCGCGAGCGCGAGCTCGTCGCGGCGCGCCGTGATGCGGACCGACTCGTCGTGCGCGGTGATCCGCACGGAGTCGTCGTGCGCGGTGATGCGGACCGAGTCGCTCGCCGTGATGCGCACGGAGTCGTCGCTCGCGGTGATGCGGACGGAGTCGTCGTGCGCCGTGATCCGGACCGAGTCGTCGTGCGCCGTGATCCGGACCGAGTCCGCCTTGGCGGTGATCCGCACCGAGTCGTGCGCCGTGATGCGCACCGAACCGTCCTCGGCGGTGATCCGGACGGAATCCGCGACCGCCGTGATCCGAACGGAGTCGCGTGCGGTGATCCGAAC
This window contains:
- a CDS encoding DUF2345 domain-containing protein, with translation MDESVRITARDSVRITAVADSVRITAEDGSVRITAHDSVRITAKADSVRITAHDDSVRITAHDDSVRITASDDSVRITASDSVRITAHDDSVRITAHDESVRITARRDELALAA